In a single window of the Rhopalosiphum padi isolate XX-2018 chromosome 1, ASM2088224v1, whole genome shotgun sequence genome:
- the LOC132926514 gene encoding rab11 family-interacting protein 4 isoform X1 produces MTMVVRSQVLARMMAPKIQEDENIVNNNNKGDSPAFKLNIEDTAIHGGNTDSNSTNNSQFSSMSDEESYECYGENDMENSSPVNNVISNGVENPITNTLGLKRNTWLRTSLRRTTNGHSAEILPNRKWGSMRHSSAKRIGSNALASDLYRSSSFNSSGRSSICDTPDDVYSDTSIEEDVLDLNNKVQVLQKQMNSLTDNQHLTDERYARTKEENAALQARVHMLEEQLRDTELRCEERLASEERRHRELVTRVDREKQLHIDNCAIRLQSIESANENLRLEAEKCKSALEAMRTEKISLEQRISDLNVGAQSFKDEIRLLEAELRKLKQRERDNEEIIEGLTKELEISRLEKEAMITKLQSPSPYVTELTAQLESLKHQNRSLKDSYDELQASSIAKGIERGRLLLTESPSLASELDGLTHDDHSPSSLQINKMKTALKDQQEVNDQLRAYIDNILLNIVENHPELLEVKQNL; encoded by the exons ATGACTATGGTAGTACGATCGCAG GTTTTGGCTAGGATGATGGCGCCCAAAATACAAGAAGATGAAAATATcgtcaataacaataacaaaggTGATTCTCCAGCGTTCAAACTTAACATAGAAGATACGGCCATACATGGTGGGAACACAGACTCGAATTCTACGAATAATAG CCAGTTTTCGAGCATGTCAGATGAAGAGAGTTACGAGTGTTACGGTGAAAATGACATGGAGAATTCTTCACCTGTTAATAACGTGATCTCAAA CGGTGTCGAAAATCCAATCACTAACACGTTGGGACTAAAAAGAAATACGTGGCTCAGGACAAGTTTGAGGAGGACGACAAACGGGcacag TGCTGAAATACTGCCAAACCGTAAATGGGGTTCGATGAGACATTC ATCGGCCAAAAGGATCGGTTCAAATGCACTCGCcag TGATCTTTATCGGAGTTCAAGTTTCAATTCGTCCGGCCGCAGTTCCATTTGCGATACGCCCGACGATGTGTACTCTGACACATCTATCGAAGAAGACGTTCTCGACCTCAACAATAAG GTACAAGTGTTACAAAAACAGATGAATTCTCTGACCGACAATCAACACTTGACGGACGAACGGTACGCGCGCACCAAGGAGGAAAACGCCGCTCTCCAAGCCCGCGTCCACATGCTTGAAGAGCAGCTCCGCGACACCGAACTCAGGTGCGAGGAGCGGTTGGCGTCCGAAGAGCGTAGACACAGGGAGCTGGTCACCCGAGTCGATAGGGAAAAACAATTGCATATTGATAATTGTGCCATAag ACTTCAAAGTATTGAGTCGGCTAATGAAAATTTACGATTGGAAGCAGAAAAATGTAAGTCCGCGTTAGAAGCGATGCGCACTGAAAAGATTTCGTTGGAACAACGGATTAGCGATCTCAACGTGGGTGCTCAGTCGTTCAAAGATGAAATACGTCTACTGGAAGCTGAACTTAGAAAGTTGAAACAGAGAGAACGGGACAACGAAGAG attatCGAAGGTCTGACCAAAGAGTTAGAAATATCTCGACTTGAAAAGGAAGCTATGATCACCAAACTGCAATCGCCATCGCCGTATGTCACTGAGCTTACGGCCCAGTTGGAGTCACTAAAACATCAGAATCGGT CGTTGAAAGACTCATACGATGAGCTGCAAGCGTCCTCCATAGCCAAAGGCATCGAAAGAGGCAGACTGTTGTTGACAGAGTCACCCAGCCTCGCATCTGAACTCGACGGTTTGACTCACGATGAT CACAGTCCCTCATCTTTGCAAATAAACAAG atgAAAACTGCCTTGAAAGATCAACAGGAGGTGAATGATCAGTTGCGAGCTTATATCGACAATATTCTACTAAACATTGTCGAAAACCATCCTGAATTGTTAGAAGTCaaacaaaatttatga
- the LOC132926514 gene encoding rab11 family-interacting protein 4 isoform X2 has translation MVLARMMAPKIQEDENIVNNNNKGDSPAFKLNIEDTAIHGGNTDSNSTNNSQFSSMSDEESYECYGENDMENSSPVNNVISNGVENPITNTLGLKRNTWLRTSLRRTTNGHSAEILPNRKWGSMRHSSAKRIGSNALASDLYRSSSFNSSGRSSICDTPDDVYSDTSIEEDVLDLNNKVQVLQKQMNSLTDNQHLTDERYARTKEENAALQARVHMLEEQLRDTELRCEERLASEERRHRELVTRVDREKQLHIDNCAIRLQSIESANENLRLEAEKCKSALEAMRTEKISLEQRISDLNVGAQSFKDEIRLLEAELRKLKQRERDNEEIIEGLTKELEISRLEKEAMITKLQSPSPYVTELTAQLESLKHQNRSLKDSYDELQASSIAKGIERGRLLLTESPSLASELDGLTHDDHSPSSLQINKMKTALKDQQEVNDQLRAYIDNILLNIVENHPELLEVKQNL, from the exons atg GTTTTGGCTAGGATGATGGCGCCCAAAATACAAGAAGATGAAAATATcgtcaataacaataacaaaggTGATTCTCCAGCGTTCAAACTTAACATAGAAGATACGGCCATACATGGTGGGAACACAGACTCGAATTCTACGAATAATAG CCAGTTTTCGAGCATGTCAGATGAAGAGAGTTACGAGTGTTACGGTGAAAATGACATGGAGAATTCTTCACCTGTTAATAACGTGATCTCAAA CGGTGTCGAAAATCCAATCACTAACACGTTGGGACTAAAAAGAAATACGTGGCTCAGGACAAGTTTGAGGAGGACGACAAACGGGcacag TGCTGAAATACTGCCAAACCGTAAATGGGGTTCGATGAGACATTC ATCGGCCAAAAGGATCGGTTCAAATGCACTCGCcag TGATCTTTATCGGAGTTCAAGTTTCAATTCGTCCGGCCGCAGTTCCATTTGCGATACGCCCGACGATGTGTACTCTGACACATCTATCGAAGAAGACGTTCTCGACCTCAACAATAAG GTACAAGTGTTACAAAAACAGATGAATTCTCTGACCGACAATCAACACTTGACGGACGAACGGTACGCGCGCACCAAGGAGGAAAACGCCGCTCTCCAAGCCCGCGTCCACATGCTTGAAGAGCAGCTCCGCGACACCGAACTCAGGTGCGAGGAGCGGTTGGCGTCCGAAGAGCGTAGACACAGGGAGCTGGTCACCCGAGTCGATAGGGAAAAACAATTGCATATTGATAATTGTGCCATAag ACTTCAAAGTATTGAGTCGGCTAATGAAAATTTACGATTGGAAGCAGAAAAATGTAAGTCCGCGTTAGAAGCGATGCGCACTGAAAAGATTTCGTTGGAACAACGGATTAGCGATCTCAACGTGGGTGCTCAGTCGTTCAAAGATGAAATACGTCTACTGGAAGCTGAACTTAGAAAGTTGAAACAGAGAGAACGGGACAACGAAGAG attatCGAAGGTCTGACCAAAGAGTTAGAAATATCTCGACTTGAAAAGGAAGCTATGATCACCAAACTGCAATCGCCATCGCCGTATGTCACTGAGCTTACGGCCCAGTTGGAGTCACTAAAACATCAGAATCGGT CGTTGAAAGACTCATACGATGAGCTGCAAGCGTCCTCCATAGCCAAAGGCATCGAAAGAGGCAGACTGTTGTTGACAGAGTCACCCAGCCTCGCATCTGAACTCGACGGTTTGACTCACGATGAT CACAGTCCCTCATCTTTGCAAATAAACAAG atgAAAACTGCCTTGAAAGATCAACAGGAGGTGAATGATCAGTTGCGAGCTTATATCGACAATATTCTACTAAACATTGTCGAAAACCATCCTGAATTGTTAGAAGTCaaacaaaatttatga
- the LOC132918184 gene encoding uncharacterized protein LOC132918184 has product MDRRLKNVLFAASAGVCGSSAGLFSKIGMSVNEFFGYDDQTLYTNLARFIMLTMVVLANIGGWLMYTRSLRFGSTLVSTGISIASNYIFTALTGVLLFAESCSILWACGTFSVMIGVILMSI; this is encoded by the exons ATGGACCGTCGACTTAAGAACGTTCTGTTCGCTGCGTCCGCAGGAGTCTGCGGTTCGTCGGCCGGCTTGTTCAGCAAAATTGGGATGAGCGTTAACGAGTTCTTCGGCTACGACGATCAG ACTCTGTACACCAATTTAGCCAGATTCATCATGCTGACAATGGTCGTGCTGGCCAATATTGGTGGTTGGCTAATGTATACCAGATCCCTGCGATTCGGTTCCACGTTGGTATCCACCGGCATCAGCATCGCTTCCAATTACATCTTTACC GCTTTAACTGGTGTATTATTGTTTGCTGAGAGCTGTTCAATTCTTTGGGCATGTGGTACATTTTCTGTCATGATTGGAGTCATACTGATGtcgatttga
- the LOC132926514 gene encoding rab11 family-interacting protein 4 isoform X4: MMAPKIQEDENIVNNNNKGDSPAFKLNIEDTAIHGGNTDSNSTNNSQFSSMSDEESYECYGENDMENSSPVNNVISNGVENPITNTLGLKRNTWLRTSLRRTTNGHSAEILPNRKWGSMRHSSAKRIGSNALASDLYRSSSFNSSGRSSICDTPDDVYSDTSIEEDVLDLNNKVQVLQKQMNSLTDNQHLTDERYARTKEENAALQARVHMLEEQLRDTELRCEERLASEERRHRELVTRVDREKQLHIDNCAIRLQSIESANENLRLEAEKCKSALEAMRTEKISLEQRISDLNVGAQSFKDEIRLLEAELRKLKQRERDNEEIIEGLTKELEISRLEKEAMITKLQSPSPYVTELTAQLESLKHQNRSLKDSYDELQASSIAKGIERGRLLLTESPSLASELDGLTHDDHSPSSLQINKMKTALKDQQEVNDQLRAYIDNILLNIVENHPELLEVKQNL; this comes from the exons ATGATGGCGCCCAAAATACAAGAAGATGAAAATATcgtcaataacaataacaaaggTGATTCTCCAGCGTTCAAACTTAACATAGAAGATACGGCCATACATGGTGGGAACACAGACTCGAATTCTACGAATAATAG CCAGTTTTCGAGCATGTCAGATGAAGAGAGTTACGAGTGTTACGGTGAAAATGACATGGAGAATTCTTCACCTGTTAATAACGTGATCTCAAA CGGTGTCGAAAATCCAATCACTAACACGTTGGGACTAAAAAGAAATACGTGGCTCAGGACAAGTTTGAGGAGGACGACAAACGGGcacag TGCTGAAATACTGCCAAACCGTAAATGGGGTTCGATGAGACATTC ATCGGCCAAAAGGATCGGTTCAAATGCACTCGCcag TGATCTTTATCGGAGTTCAAGTTTCAATTCGTCCGGCCGCAGTTCCATTTGCGATACGCCCGACGATGTGTACTCTGACACATCTATCGAAGAAGACGTTCTCGACCTCAACAATAAG GTACAAGTGTTACAAAAACAGATGAATTCTCTGACCGACAATCAACACTTGACGGACGAACGGTACGCGCGCACCAAGGAGGAAAACGCCGCTCTCCAAGCCCGCGTCCACATGCTTGAAGAGCAGCTCCGCGACACCGAACTCAGGTGCGAGGAGCGGTTGGCGTCCGAAGAGCGTAGACACAGGGAGCTGGTCACCCGAGTCGATAGGGAAAAACAATTGCATATTGATAATTGTGCCATAag ACTTCAAAGTATTGAGTCGGCTAATGAAAATTTACGATTGGAAGCAGAAAAATGTAAGTCCGCGTTAGAAGCGATGCGCACTGAAAAGATTTCGTTGGAACAACGGATTAGCGATCTCAACGTGGGTGCTCAGTCGTTCAAAGATGAAATACGTCTACTGGAAGCTGAACTTAGAAAGTTGAAACAGAGAGAACGGGACAACGAAGAG attatCGAAGGTCTGACCAAAGAGTTAGAAATATCTCGACTTGAAAAGGAAGCTATGATCACCAAACTGCAATCGCCATCGCCGTATGTCACTGAGCTTACGGCCCAGTTGGAGTCACTAAAACATCAGAATCGGT CGTTGAAAGACTCATACGATGAGCTGCAAGCGTCCTCCATAGCCAAAGGCATCGAAAGAGGCAGACTGTTGTTGACAGAGTCACCCAGCCTCGCATCTGAACTCGACGGTTTGACTCACGATGAT CACAGTCCCTCATCTTTGCAAATAAACAAG atgAAAACTGCCTTGAAAGATCAACAGGAGGTGAATGATCAGTTGCGAGCTTATATCGACAATATTCTACTAAACATTGTCGAAAACCATCCTGAATTGTTAGAAGTCaaacaaaatttatga
- the LOC132926514 gene encoding rab11 family-interacting protein 4 isoform X3: MTMVVRSQVLARMMAPKIQEDENIVNNNNKGDSPAFKLNIEDTAIHGGNTDSNSTNNSQFSSMSDEESYECYGENDMENSSPVNNVISNGVENPITNTLGLKRNTWLRTSLRRTTNGHSAEILPNRKWGSMRHSSAKRIGSNALASDLYRSSSFNSSGRSSICDTPDDVYSDTSIEEDVLDLNNKVQVLQKQMNSLTDNQHLTDERYARTKEENAALQARVHMLEEQLRDTELRCEERLASEERRHRELVTRVDREKQLHIDNCAIRLQSIESANENLRLEAEKCKSALEAMRTEKISLEQRISDLNVGAQSFKDEIRLLEAELRKLKQRERDNEEIIEGLTKELEISRLEKEAMITKLQSPSPYVTELTAQLESLKHQNRSLKDSYDELQASSIAKGIERGRLLLTESPSLASELDGLTHDDMKTALKDQQEVNDQLRAYIDNILLNIVENHPELLEVKQNL, encoded by the exons ATGACTATGGTAGTACGATCGCAG GTTTTGGCTAGGATGATGGCGCCCAAAATACAAGAAGATGAAAATATcgtcaataacaataacaaaggTGATTCTCCAGCGTTCAAACTTAACATAGAAGATACGGCCATACATGGTGGGAACACAGACTCGAATTCTACGAATAATAG CCAGTTTTCGAGCATGTCAGATGAAGAGAGTTACGAGTGTTACGGTGAAAATGACATGGAGAATTCTTCACCTGTTAATAACGTGATCTCAAA CGGTGTCGAAAATCCAATCACTAACACGTTGGGACTAAAAAGAAATACGTGGCTCAGGACAAGTTTGAGGAGGACGACAAACGGGcacag TGCTGAAATACTGCCAAACCGTAAATGGGGTTCGATGAGACATTC ATCGGCCAAAAGGATCGGTTCAAATGCACTCGCcag TGATCTTTATCGGAGTTCAAGTTTCAATTCGTCCGGCCGCAGTTCCATTTGCGATACGCCCGACGATGTGTACTCTGACACATCTATCGAAGAAGACGTTCTCGACCTCAACAATAAG GTACAAGTGTTACAAAAACAGATGAATTCTCTGACCGACAATCAACACTTGACGGACGAACGGTACGCGCGCACCAAGGAGGAAAACGCCGCTCTCCAAGCCCGCGTCCACATGCTTGAAGAGCAGCTCCGCGACACCGAACTCAGGTGCGAGGAGCGGTTGGCGTCCGAAGAGCGTAGACACAGGGAGCTGGTCACCCGAGTCGATAGGGAAAAACAATTGCATATTGATAATTGTGCCATAag ACTTCAAAGTATTGAGTCGGCTAATGAAAATTTACGATTGGAAGCAGAAAAATGTAAGTCCGCGTTAGAAGCGATGCGCACTGAAAAGATTTCGTTGGAACAACGGATTAGCGATCTCAACGTGGGTGCTCAGTCGTTCAAAGATGAAATACGTCTACTGGAAGCTGAACTTAGAAAGTTGAAACAGAGAGAACGGGACAACGAAGAG attatCGAAGGTCTGACCAAAGAGTTAGAAATATCTCGACTTGAAAAGGAAGCTATGATCACCAAACTGCAATCGCCATCGCCGTATGTCACTGAGCTTACGGCCCAGTTGGAGTCACTAAAACATCAGAATCGGT CGTTGAAAGACTCATACGATGAGCTGCAAGCGTCCTCCATAGCCAAAGGCATCGAAAGAGGCAGACTGTTGTTGACAGAGTCACCCAGCCTCGCATCTGAACTCGACGGTTTGACTCACGATGAT atgAAAACTGCCTTGAAAGATCAACAGGAGGTGAATGATCAGTTGCGAGCTTATATCGACAATATTCTACTAAACATTGTCGAAAACCATCCTGAATTGTTAGAAGTCaaacaaaatttatga